The following are encoded together in the Lagopus muta isolate bLagMut1 chromosome 7, bLagMut1 primary, whole genome shotgun sequence genome:
- the LOC125695807 gene encoding uncharacterized protein LOC125695807 isoform X2: protein MNSAPASESGSYSTNHSRPFFYAQPTAQQPFQHPWYLSHTYNPYCVPAPGFRGGHPYFPLYSVALHEYPGFFVPQHPVHARINRRPYFNAPPPSPMFYHATRFRHYSSPGRKTETKETQTDPRQPENKQKKHQDTHTETKGCDAGNMACVSSGIGTETESTSEKQDLSGSSIVVDREFHNSPSSSTQYRNLPTGSYAFEKEEVRIEYGNGSPAIQLWKSFKETIPLYDVASGKPVPENVVQRDVFSVSSCEGMIYGPHEGEKLVPGTYIDERKAVLSSKQSVETMQEKDVQDNEVKLDAEKQVTAGQRAKSPPGEAMAVQLAELARSVTIDQPAVRQDVLVAKKSSSRRSTGSKTSQEESSFIQQAGLLPSSMEVMSDLSFQQKKLNLSHSANNESQTDRSIWCEESVEKYVPSNSWLACLDNMDANYSYDMCLPQRKRQSVLSLSSDDMSSREDGSSIDNAPVSYFVPDYVLQKSTYTFQKSTEGLEKEKIKSGGSLNEDEAVGREQVNSLNGQDVKNSSTTKIKEASSKGRRLRVLPRSSSRKKICSLKKKSAKSLSEIEDSEEYSMQVEEEDEDEEDEEYEDDDVDEIEYFFQEAAPYGILMPSKGNLYRQVGQRMLWKPPKNAFPTHLISWPAQEKIKTRSRFGENISVVYKPKEKEQDEVVYSDYGYYGRKRPMARREEVEHKRTLQKFLGGRLRESMGVPSEEYWIRSGAKPKFTGQIHGSLSPQAKSKEQGSPPLVKPKKRIGKPPLKRRDTRCEVEEVEVWEMPKRSVRRGCGARRSLYKRR, encoded by the exons atgaattctgcaCCTGCTTCAGAGAGTGGATCATATTCCACAAACCACTCAAGACCCTTCTTCTATGCGCAGCCAACAGCGCAGCAACCTTTTCAACATCCATGGTACCTCAGCCATACGTACAATCCATACTGTGTGCCTGCACCAG GCTTCCGGGGTGGACATCCGTATTTTCCGCTTTATTCTGTTGCACTCCATGAGTACCCTGGATTTTTTGTTCCACAGCATCCAGTGCATGCAAGAATTAACAGAAGGCCTTATTTTAATGCTCCCCCACCCTCTCCCATGTTTTATCATGCAACGCGCTTTAGACACTACAGTTCCCctgggagaaaaacagagacaaaagaaacacagactGATCCTAGACAGcctgaaaacaagcagaaaaagcatCAAGATACCCATACAGAAACGAAAGGTTGTGATGCAGGAAATATGGCCTGTGTTTCTTCTGGTATAGGTACAGAGACTGAAAGTACTTCAGAGAAACAAGATCTGTCTGGATCTTCCATTGTGGTAGACAGGGAGTTTCATAATAGTCCTTCGAGCTCTACACAGTATAGAAATCTTCCTACTGGAAGCTATGCCTTTGAGAAGGAAGAGGTGAGAATAGAATACGGAAATGGCTCTCCAGCTATTCAACTGTGGAAGTCCTTTAAAGAAACCATTCCTTTGTATGATGTGGCAAGTGGTAAACCAGTCCCAGAGAACGTGGTGCAGCgtgatgtattttctgttaGCTCATGTGAGGGAATGATATATGGCCCTCACGAAGGGGAGAAATTGGTGCCAGGAACTTACATAGATGAGAGAAAAGCTGTCCTCTCTTCAAAACAGAGCGTTGAAACTATGCAAGAAAAAGATGTCCAAGATAATGAAGTGAAGCTGGATGCAGAAAAGCAGGTGACTGCAGGTCAACGGGCAAAATCCCCTCCAGGTGAAGCCATGGCAGTACAACTAGCAGAATTAGCAAGATCTGTTACCATAGACCAACCGGCAGTAAGACAGGATGTGCTAGTAGCTAAGAAATCTAGCTCTAGGAGATCCACAGGTTCAAAAACTTCTCAAGAAGAGTCCAGCTTTATTCAGCAAGCAGGATTGCTTCCATCTAGTATGGAGGTAATGAGTGACTTgagttttcagcagaaaaagctgaatttaagCCATAGCGCTAACAATGAAAGTCAAACAGATAGAAGCATTTGGTGTGAAGAATCAGTTGAGAAGTATGTTCCTTCTAACAGCTGGCTGGCTTGTTTGGATAATATGGATGCAAACTACAGCTATGACATGTGTTTGCCACAAAGAAAACGTCAAAGTGTACTTAGTCTTTCTTCTGATGACATGTCCTCTAGAGAGGATGGCTCGTCCATTGATAATGCCCCAGTGTCTTATTTTGTACCTGACTATGTGCTTCAGAAAAGCACGTATACCTTCCAGAAAAGTACAGAGGGcttggagaaagagaaaattaaaagtgGTGGGTCCCTCAATGAAGATGAAGCGGTAGGAAGGGAGCAGGTGAACAGCTTGAATGGCCAAGATGTCAAAAATTCTTCAACCACGAAGATTAAAGAGGCTTCCAGCAAAGGTAGAAGGCTGAGAGTCCTTCCTAGATCTTCTAGTcggaaaaaaatctgttctctcAAGAAGAAATCTGCCAAGAGTTTGTCAGAAATTGAGGACTCAGAAGAATACTCTATGCAGGTagaagaggaggatgaagatgaagagGATGAGGAGTATGAAGATGATGATGTGGATGAAATAGAGTATTTCTTTCAAGAAGCTGCTCCATATGGGATCTTGATGCCAAGTAAAGGAAACTTGTACCGACAGGTTGGCCAAAGGATGCTTTGGAAGCCAccaaaaaatgcttttccaacTCACTTAATTAGCTGGCCTGCTCAAGAGAAGATAAAAACCAGGAGTAGGTTTGGTGAAAACATCAGTGTTGTTTACAAaccaaaggagaaagaacaagatGAAGTTGTATATAGTGACTATGGGTATTATGGAAGAAAGAGGCCAATGGCAAGAAGAGAAGAAGTTGAACACAAGCGAACACTTCAGAAATTCTTGGGAG GAAGACTGAGGGAGAGCATGGGGGTGCCATCTGAAGAGTATTGGATTAGAAGTGGTGCTAAACCCAAATTCACTGGGCAAATACATGGTAGTCTCTCACCCCAAGCCAAGAGCAAAGAACAAG GGAGCCCGCCTCTGGTTAAACCAAAGAAGAGAATAGGCAAACCCCCACTAAAACGCAGAGACACAAGATGTGAGGTGGAAGAAGTGGAAGTGTGGGAGATGCCTAAAAGGAGCGTACGCAGAG ggtGCGGAGCAAGGAGGTCTCTTTATAAGAGAAGATAA
- the LOC125695807 gene encoding uncharacterized protein LOC125695807 isoform X1 has product MLACNSVKKKKMNSAPASESGSYSTNHSRPFFYAQPTAQQPFQHPWYLSHTYNPYCVPAPGFRGGHPYFPLYSVALHEYPGFFVPQHPVHARINRRPYFNAPPPSPMFYHATRFRHYSSPGRKTETKETQTDPRQPENKQKKHQDTHTETKGCDAGNMACVSSGIGTETESTSEKQDLSGSSIVVDREFHNSPSSSTQYRNLPTGSYAFEKEEVRIEYGNGSPAIQLWKSFKETIPLYDVASGKPVPENVVQRDVFSVSSCEGMIYGPHEGEKLVPGTYIDERKAVLSSKQSVETMQEKDVQDNEVKLDAEKQVTAGQRAKSPPGEAMAVQLAELARSVTIDQPAVRQDVLVAKKSSSRRSTGSKTSQEESSFIQQAGLLPSSMEVMSDLSFQQKKLNLSHSANNESQTDRSIWCEESVEKYVPSNSWLACLDNMDANYSYDMCLPQRKRQSVLSLSSDDMSSREDGSSIDNAPVSYFVPDYVLQKSTYTFQKSTEGLEKEKIKSGGSLNEDEAVGREQVNSLNGQDVKNSSTTKIKEASSKGRRLRVLPRSSSRKKICSLKKKSAKSLSEIEDSEEYSMQVEEEDEDEEDEEYEDDDVDEIEYFFQEAAPYGILMPSKGNLYRQVGQRMLWKPPKNAFPTHLISWPAQEKIKTRSRFGENISVVYKPKEKEQDEVVYSDYGYYGRKRPMARREEVEHKRTLQKFLGGRLRESMGVPSEEYWIRSGAKPKFTGQIHGSLSPQAKSKEQGSPPLVKPKKRIGKPPLKRRDTRCEVEEVEVWEMPKRSVRRGCGARRSLYKRR; this is encoded by the exons ATGCTAGCTTGTAACAG tgttaagaaaaagaaaatgaattctgcaCCTGCTTCAGAGAGTGGATCATATTCCACAAACCACTCAAGACCCTTCTTCTATGCGCAGCCAACAGCGCAGCAACCTTTTCAACATCCATGGTACCTCAGCCATACGTACAATCCATACTGTGTGCCTGCACCAG GCTTCCGGGGTGGACATCCGTATTTTCCGCTTTATTCTGTTGCACTCCATGAGTACCCTGGATTTTTTGTTCCACAGCATCCAGTGCATGCAAGAATTAACAGAAGGCCTTATTTTAATGCTCCCCCACCCTCTCCCATGTTTTATCATGCAACGCGCTTTAGACACTACAGTTCCCctgggagaaaaacagagacaaaagaaacacagactGATCCTAGACAGcctgaaaacaagcagaaaaagcatCAAGATACCCATACAGAAACGAAAGGTTGTGATGCAGGAAATATGGCCTGTGTTTCTTCTGGTATAGGTACAGAGACTGAAAGTACTTCAGAGAAACAAGATCTGTCTGGATCTTCCATTGTGGTAGACAGGGAGTTTCATAATAGTCCTTCGAGCTCTACACAGTATAGAAATCTTCCTACTGGAAGCTATGCCTTTGAGAAGGAAGAGGTGAGAATAGAATACGGAAATGGCTCTCCAGCTATTCAACTGTGGAAGTCCTTTAAAGAAACCATTCCTTTGTATGATGTGGCAAGTGGTAAACCAGTCCCAGAGAACGTGGTGCAGCgtgatgtattttctgttaGCTCATGTGAGGGAATGATATATGGCCCTCACGAAGGGGAGAAATTGGTGCCAGGAACTTACATAGATGAGAGAAAAGCTGTCCTCTCTTCAAAACAGAGCGTTGAAACTATGCAAGAAAAAGATGTCCAAGATAATGAAGTGAAGCTGGATGCAGAAAAGCAGGTGACTGCAGGTCAACGGGCAAAATCCCCTCCAGGTGAAGCCATGGCAGTACAACTAGCAGAATTAGCAAGATCTGTTACCATAGACCAACCGGCAGTAAGACAGGATGTGCTAGTAGCTAAGAAATCTAGCTCTAGGAGATCCACAGGTTCAAAAACTTCTCAAGAAGAGTCCAGCTTTATTCAGCAAGCAGGATTGCTTCCATCTAGTATGGAGGTAATGAGTGACTTgagttttcagcagaaaaagctgaatttaagCCATAGCGCTAACAATGAAAGTCAAACAGATAGAAGCATTTGGTGTGAAGAATCAGTTGAGAAGTATGTTCCTTCTAACAGCTGGCTGGCTTGTTTGGATAATATGGATGCAAACTACAGCTATGACATGTGTTTGCCACAAAGAAAACGTCAAAGTGTACTTAGTCTTTCTTCTGATGACATGTCCTCTAGAGAGGATGGCTCGTCCATTGATAATGCCCCAGTGTCTTATTTTGTACCTGACTATGTGCTTCAGAAAAGCACGTATACCTTCCAGAAAAGTACAGAGGGcttggagaaagagaaaattaaaagtgGTGGGTCCCTCAATGAAGATGAAGCGGTAGGAAGGGAGCAGGTGAACAGCTTGAATGGCCAAGATGTCAAAAATTCTTCAACCACGAAGATTAAAGAGGCTTCCAGCAAAGGTAGAAGGCTGAGAGTCCTTCCTAGATCTTCTAGTcggaaaaaaatctgttctctcAAGAAGAAATCTGCCAAGAGTTTGTCAGAAATTGAGGACTCAGAAGAATACTCTATGCAGGTagaagaggaggatgaagatgaagagGATGAGGAGTATGAAGATGATGATGTGGATGAAATAGAGTATTTCTTTCAAGAAGCTGCTCCATATGGGATCTTGATGCCAAGTAAAGGAAACTTGTACCGACAGGTTGGCCAAAGGATGCTTTGGAAGCCAccaaaaaatgcttttccaacTCACTTAATTAGCTGGCCTGCTCAAGAGAAGATAAAAACCAGGAGTAGGTTTGGTGAAAACATCAGTGTTGTTTACAAaccaaaggagaaagaacaagatGAAGTTGTATATAGTGACTATGGGTATTATGGAAGAAAGAGGCCAATGGCAAGAAGAGAAGAAGTTGAACACAAGCGAACACTTCAGAAATTCTTGGGAG GAAGACTGAGGGAGAGCATGGGGGTGCCATCTGAAGAGTATTGGATTAGAAGTGGTGCTAAACCCAAATTCACTGGGCAAATACATGGTAGTCTCTCACCCCAAGCCAAGAGCAAAGAACAAG GGAGCCCGCCTCTGGTTAAACCAAAGAAGAGAATAGGCAAACCCCCACTAAAACGCAGAGACACAAGATGTGAGGTGGAAGAAGTGGAAGTGTGGGAGATGCCTAAAAGGAGCGTACGCAGAG ggtGCGGAGCAAGGAGGTCTCTTTATAAGAGAAGATAA